From the Brachyhypopomus gauderio isolate BG-103 chromosome 5, BGAUD_0.2, whole genome shotgun sequence genome, one window contains:
- the LOC143514611 gene encoding heterogeneous nuclear ribonucleoprotein R-like — translation MAAEVNGSSAPAKEEEEPMDVSAAHSENYQTLIDAGLSQKVAESLDNIFQTGLVAYADLDERAIDALREFNEEGALSVLQQFKESDLSHVQNKSAFLCGVMKTYRQREKQGSKIQESTKGPDESKIKALLERTGYTLDVTTGQRKYGGPPPEEVFSGTQPGIGTEVFVGKIPRDLYEDELVPLFEKAGPIWDLRLMMDPLSGQNRGYAFITFCSKEAAQEAVKLCDNYEIRPGKYLGVCISVANNRLFVGSIPKNKTRESILEDFGKVTEGLQEVILYTQADDKKKNRGFCFLEYEDHKSAAQARRRLMSGKVKVWGNPVTVEWADPVAEPDPEVMAKVKVLFVRKLATPVTEELLEKTFSQFGKLERVKKLKDYAFVHFEERDAAVKAMEEMNGKELGGEEIEIVLAKPPDKKRKERQAARQTSRNTGYDDYYYYPPPRMPPPGRGRGRGGRGGYAYPPDYYGYEEYYDDYYGYDYHDYRGGYDDPYYGYDDVYSMRGRGSRGSRGAPPPPRARGVPPSRGRGGYAPRGAPMGAGRGGRGGGRGGPFQPPRGRGTRGARGNRGGNVGGKRKADVFNQPDSKRRQTTNQQQNWGSQPIAQQPLQQGGDYSGNYGYSNDTLEFSQDSYGQQWK, via the exons ATGGCTGCTGAGGTAAATGGCAGCTCTGCACCTgcgaaggaggaggaggagcccatggacgTCTCTGCCGCACACTCCGAGAACTACCAGACGCTCATTGACGCTGGTCTGTCCCAGAAAGTAGCAGAGAGCTTGGACAACATATTTCAGACTG GTCTGGTGGCCTATGCTGACCTGGACGAGAGGGCTATAGATGCTCTGCGGGAGTTCAATGAGGAGGGAGCTCTGTCTGTGCTGCAGCAGTTCAAAGAGAGCGACCTGTCCCACGTGCAG AATAAGAGTGCGTTCTTGTGTGGTGTCATGAAGAcatacagacagagggaaaagCAAGGCAGCAAAATACAGGAATCCACAAAAGGGCCTGACGAGTCAAAGATCAAG GCGCTGCTGGAGAGGACGGGGTACACCCTGGATGTCACCACAGGCCAGAGGAAATACGGCGGCCCGCCCCCAGAGGAAGTCTTCTCTGGCACACAACCTGGCATTGGCACTGAG GTGTTTGTAGGAAAGATTCCCCGTGACTTGTACGAAGACGAGTTGGTTCCACTGTTTGAGAAGGCTGGGCCGATATGGGACCTGAGGTTAATGATGGACCCGCTGTCTGGCCAGAACCGCGGCTACGCCTTCATCACCTTCTGCAGCAAAGAGGCTGCACAAGAGGCTGTCAAACTG TGTGATAATTACGAGATCAGGCCAGGAAAGTATTTGGGTGTCTGCATCTCTGTGGCCAACAACCGCCTGTTTGTGGGCTCAATTCCAAAGAACAAGACCAGGGAGAGCATTCTGGAAGATTTTGGGAAAGTCACAG AGGGACTGCAGGAGGTGATCCTGTACACGCAGGCCGACGACAAGAAGAAGAACCGTGGGTTCTGCTTCCTGGAGTACGAGGACCACAAGTCGGCAGCTCAAGCCCGTCGGAGGCTCATGAGCGGGAAGGTGAAGGTGTGGGGCAACCCCGTCACCGTGGAGTGGGCCGACCCCGTTGCCGAACCCGACCCTGAGGTCATGGCCAAG GTGAAGGTGTTGTTTGTTCGTAAGCTAGCCACTCCTGTGACAGAGGAGCTGCTGGAGAAGACCTTCTCCCAGTTCGGGAAACTGGAGCGTGTGAAGAAGCTGAAAGATTACGCCTTTGTGCACTTTGAGGAGCGAGATGCTGCTGTGAAG GCTATGGAGGAAATGAACGGTAAAGAGTTGGGTGGGGAAGAGATCGAGATCGTCCTGGCCAAGCCGCCCGATAAGAAGAGGAAAGAGAGGCAAGCCGCCAGACAGACCAGCAGAAATACGGG GTATGATGACTATTACTACTACCCACCACCCCGCATGCCTCCCCCAGGGCGTGGGCGTGGCCGAGGCGGCAGGGGTGGCTATGCTTACCCTCCCGATTACTATGGCTATGAAGAATACTATGACGACTACTACGGCTATGACTACCACGACTACCGCGGTGGCTATGACGACCCTTACTACGGTTACGATGATGTGTATTCTATGAGGGGGCGTGGCAGTCGTGGCAGCCGCGGTGCCCCACCCCCTCCTAGAGCACGCGGGGTCCCTCCATCCCGGGGCAGAGGTGGATACGCACCAAGGGGAGCTCCCATGGGGGCCGGGCGAGGAGGGCGTGGCGGGGGGCGTGGCGGACCCTTCCAGCCGCCGAGGGGGCGTGGCACTAGGGGAGCCCGGGGCAACCGTGGTGGGAACGTTGGTGGGAAGAGGAAGGCGGATGTGTTCAACCAGCCAGATTCTAAACGCCGCCAGACGACCAACCAGCAGCAGAACTGGGGGTCACAACCTATAGCCCAGCAGCCATTACAGCAGGGTGGTGACTACTCTGGTAACTACGGTTACAGCAACGACACTCTGGAGTTCTCCCAGGATTCCTATGGCCAGCAGTGGAAGTAG